TGCTGTATTGGTAACAGTAGTGTATAGACTGATGGCActaatgtgtggcactaccattggATGTTGACTGCTAACAATATAATATACTAAATTGACACCCACATTATAATAATGCAACATCCCTGATTGGGATGTGACACGGATCCCCTTGTTAAACTCACGTAATGTGTCAGTCACTTTGTCTGTAGAGCGAGTGTTGTAGGGAAATATTGGGTTTCGGTAATTGTAATGGTAGTGCCTGCACACTGCAAATATTGTCTTGGATCACAAAGCTCTACCTCGACTGTAATACTGGTTTGCTCCAAAAAATTGAgtagtttattttttaaataataattttggatTGTAACCTGTTTGATCTTCTTATCCATATCAGCCACCCGGTATCCGTACAGACGTCTTCCTTCTAAGAATACAGCACAGAGGATCTTGCGATCCAGTTGAAAAGCTATTTCACCGACAAATTGTTCACACTGTTGAATTTTTTGGGGGTCTGTAAAAATGTTATAGCAAAATTAGCCAAAGTCCTTTACATAAACACAAGTTCTAGAAAATTGACACCAGTGTATATAATTTTTCTGGAGGCATAGGTCATGTTAGAATTCatccctggggaatttctacagtACCTGGTAACAAATCTGTGTCAGGGGTTGTCTGAAAttgcaacaaaaacaaaaaattctcccagaaatagcgccactcttatccGAAGGCTGTCTATGGTAGTGCAGCTCATCTTCATTCAAGTAAATAGGGCTAAACTGCTAGACCAGACAAAGCAGCTGGACAAGAGTGCcgctgtttctgggggaaaaaaagcagaccccgtttgttttttcaaaaactcatataacccctttaaagaagacctgtcacctcttctgacatgtctgttttagtaaataattgtattccccatgaaataacaaatcaggaacatattttcttagaactctacattgtgccattcctctgttattcctcctaaaaatgtatgaataaattgacaactgagtgttaccatttgggggagtgtccctacacagactaatACTGTCCAATCAGAACTGACAGAGAGAGACTGTAGGGCCGcacctctttgacaaggggatggtaacccccagttgtcaatttattaatacatttccagtaggaataacagagcagtggcgcaatgtagagttctaagaaaataagtTCCAGAATGGTTATCTCATGGGgaattcaagtatttactaaaatagacatgtcaggagaggggacacgtCCTCTTTAAGAAAGACATAGCTATGTATGATGGTCTTTGTATTGGAAGTAGGTCCCATAGTAAAATTAAACCAGACTCCTCTGTGGTGCATGCTCTTGACTACTAGTAATAGTAGAATGAGTGAACATAACACCCACTTAAACACTTGGGGATCACCACATTTTTATTACCGAAGTCTTACCCTTTGAAGCTATTTCTTGCTTTCTTGTAGGGGATAGACTTCGTGCTCTTCTATGACGGTCTTTTAGGGTAAAGCGAAGCTGTAGGTTCTCGTGCAGTAGACCTATCATCTTGCGAAGCTCAGCGTTCTCATCTTGTAGACAGGTGTTTTCAAGAGCTAACACTTCAAATTCATTGGTCTTCATAATGTCAGTGGTTTTATTACCGAAGCTTCCCGAAGCGGCTGAAGACATATTACACAGATTGTCTGGTCTTCCAGTATGGGGATTGTGTCTCTCACCCACCTGGCACAAAATCTACTGACCCCAACCGAACCATAATACCGATGCTGGAACATACATGATCCAACATTCTGAGTCCTGTGATGTCATCA
This genomic stretch from Rhinoderma darwinii isolate aRhiDar2 chromosome 4, aRhiDar2.hap1, whole genome shotgun sequence harbors:
- the LOC142761389 gene encoding speriolin-like protein, with the protein product MSSAASGSFGNKTTDIMKTNEFEVLALENTCLQDENAELRKMIGLLHENLQLRFTLKDRHRRARSLSPTRKQEIASKDPQKIQQCEQFVGEIAFQLDRKILCAVFLEGRRLYGYRVADMDKKIKQVTTCALTGKVNNELRSELYLRYHHTMDQLKELGYDLTVHPYFTEYLVNTYGVMNEKTREKHYSSRDLQVLGKMIIEYMPCDKVKDILVILNCLAKLTKQDGEGMFPW